From Lewinellaceae bacterium:
GGGAGTTCAACGACATCAACTGGCGCCCCTACAAGCCCAAGGCACTGTTTAAATCCCTGGACAAATTGGTGCACGGGGAGATGAGGAGGTATTTGAGGGGGTGATTCATTGTTACACGGTTTCATGGGTTCATTGTCTCATTGTTACACGGTTTCATGGGTTCATTGTCTCATTGTTACACGGTTTCATGTGTTCATTGCCTCATTGTTACACGGTTTCATGGGTTCATTGCCTCATTGTTACACGGTTTCATGGGTTCATTGCCTCATTGTTACACGGTTTCATGGGTTCATTGCCTCATTGTTACACGGTTTCATGGGTTCATTGCCTCATTGTTACACGGTTTCATGGGTTCATTGTCTCATTGTTACACGGTTTTATGGGTTCATTGCCTCATTGTTACACGGTTTTATGGGTTCATTGCCTCATTGTTACACGGTTTCATGGGTTCATTGCCTCATTGTTACACGGTTTCATGGGTTCATTGTCTCATTGTTACACGGTTTCATGGGTTCATTGTCTCATTGTTACACGGTTTCATGGGTTCATTGCCTCATTGTTACACGGTTTCATGGGTTCATTGCCTCATCATTACACTCATTGTCTCATTCATGGGTTTCATTGGGTTCATTGTCTCATTGTTACACGGTTTTATGGGTTCATTGCCTCATTGTTACACGGTTTCATGGGTTCATTGCCTCATTGTTACACGGTTTCATGGGTTCATTGCCTCATTGTTACACGGTTTCATGGGTTCATTGCCTCATTGTTACACGGTTTCATGGGTTCATTGTCTCATTGTTACACGGTTTCATGGGTTCATTGTTGCACTGATGCCGCCTTCCCTGAACCATGAACCCATGAACCCATGAACCCATGAAACCATGAACCCATGAAACCATGAACCCATGAACCCATGAAACCGTGAACCCGTGAACCCATGTAACCATGTAACCGTGAAACCACCTAACCGTGAACCCCTGAACCCATGTAACCATGAAACAATGCACAAATCCGGATTTGTAAACATTATTGGCAGGCCCAACGTCGGGAAATCCACCCTGATGAACGCGCTGTTGGGCGAGCGGATGTCCATCATCACCAGCAAGCCGCAGACCACGCGGCACCGCATCATCGGCATCCTGAGCGGGGAGGATCACCAGGTGGTATTCTCCGATACGCCCGGCATCATCCAGGACCCCGCCTACCGCATGCAGGAGGTGATGAACCGCTTTGTAGACACTACCTTCGAAGATGCGGACATCATGATGTTCGTCACCGAAGTGGGAGAAACCTACGCCGATGGCGATCCCGTGCTGGAAAAACTGCGCACCGTCGAGGTCCCCCTCTTCCTGGTGCTCAACAAGATCGACCAGGTAGAAGATGCCCGCCTCCTGCAACTCATCCGCGAGTGGAACGAGCGCATCGCCTTTACCGAAACCATTCCCATCTCCGCCCTCCACCAGAGCAATACGGACCGCTTGCTGGAAGTCATCCTGAAATACCTCCCGGAAGGGCCCGCTTACTACCCCAAAGACCAGCTCACCGACCGGCCCGAGCGCTTCTTCGTCAGCGAAATCGTGCGGGAGAAGATATTGCTCCTTTACCATCAGGAGGTGCCCTACTCCACCGAGGTGATCGTCACTTCTTTCAAAGAGGATGAAACCAACAAAGGGGAGGCCATGGTGCGCATCGGCGCCGATATATACGTGGCCCGCAACACCCAGAAGGCCATCATCATCGGCAAGGGCGGCGCCGCCATCAAAAAACTGGGCACCGAAGCCCGGAAGGACATCGAAAAATTCCTGGACAAGAAGGTGTTCCTCGAACTGCACGTCAAGGTCAAAGACAACTGGCGGGATGATGAGCGGATGTTGAAACACTTTGGGTACGGGGGGTAGAATGAGAGGGGGGATGGTTAGATGGCTGGATGGCTGGATGGCTGGATGGTTGGATGGTTGGATGGCTGGATGGCTGGATGGCTGGATGGCTGGATGGTTGGATGGTTGGATGGCTGGATGGCTGGATGGTTGGATGGCCGCTTGGCGCCTCGCCTGGCGGGCAGAGATGGTTGGTTCCACAACTCCACGAATTCCCGATTCTGCGATTTGCCGAAACTTCCATGTGCTGCTAAAATTTATTCGCTTTTCCTATGTGAGTTATGGGATTAAAATCTTTTATTGTAAGGTTAAGTCTTTCCTAAACCAACTCACTACATCATGAAACAGGCTATAGTATTCTCATTTCTAATGATGGCTTTAGGCGCCCTTCAGGCGCAGCACGCCGTCTCCGGCAAAGTGGTTGATGAAAAAAGCGAACCGCTCATCGGGGTCAATATCCTGGAAAACGGGACCAACCGCGGCGCCGTTACGGATTTGGATGGGAGGTTCTCCTTTGAAACC
This genomic window contains:
- the era gene encoding GTPase Era; this translates as MHKSGFVNIIGRPNVGKSTLMNALLGERMSIITSKPQTTRHRIIGILSGEDHQVVFSDTPGIIQDPAYRMQEVMNRFVDTTFEDADIMMFVTEVGETYADGDPVLEKLRTVEVPLFLVLNKIDQVEDARLLQLIREWNERIAFTETIPISALHQSNTDRLLEVILKYLPEGPAYYPKDQLTDRPERFFVSEIVREKILLLYHQEVPYSTEVIVTSFKEDETNKGEAMVRIGADIYVARNTQKAIIIGKGGAAIKKLGTEARKDIEKFLDKKVFLELHVKVKDNWRDDERMLKHFGYGG
- a CDS encoding PT domain-containing protein: MELWNQPSLPARRGAKRPSNHPAIQPSNHPTIQPSSHPAIQPSNHPTIQPSSHPAI